The proteins below are encoded in one region of Apium graveolens cultivar Ventura chromosome 4, ASM990537v1, whole genome shotgun sequence:
- the LOC141718614 gene encoding protein FAR1-RELATED SEQUENCE 5-like has protein sequence MASAIAVVLPNTTHLLCSWHISQKFPEKLAHYYSAFPEFKTDFNNYIYKSLTECVFEARWASFVEKYHLQDHKWLNGLYELKHKWIPAYTRNKFSAFQNSTSRSEGMNSFFDKYVSSATGLKEFIENAQKALARQFMREKEEDYVTINLKRPMKLHTTLEYHASCIYTKEMFRRFQDELVESSKYFV, from the coding sequence ATGGCAAGCGCTATTGCGGTTGTACTCCCGAATACTACCCATTTATTGTGTTCTTGGCATATTAGTCAAAAATTCCCCGAGAAATTAGCTCATTATTATTCGGCTTTTCCGGAATTCAAGACGGACTTCAACAATTACATTTATAAATCTCTCACCGAATGTGTTTTTGAAGCTAGATGGGCGTCGTTTGTGGAAAAGTATCACTTGCAAGATCATAAATGGTTAAATGGGTTATATGAGTTGAAGCACAAGTGGATTCCTGCATATACTAGAAACAAATTTTCGGCGTTTCAAAATAGTACATCGAGGAGTGAGGGGATGAATTCTTTCTTTGATAAGTATGTGAGTTCGGCAACGGGTTTGAAGGAATTCATTGAAAATGCCCAAAAAGCATTGGCAAGGCAATTCATGAGGGAGAAGGAAGAAGATTATGTCACCATTAATCTAAAACGTCCCATGAAATTGCATACCACATTGGAGTATCATGCTTCTTGTATCTACACTAAGGAAATGTTTAGAAGATTTCAAGATGAATTGGTTGAGTCATCAAAATACTTTGTTTAA
- the LOC141718618 gene encoding protein FAR1-RELATED SEQUENCE 5-like, which yields MYVNYQKKKRHWEVNSLELVHNHGLVSPSKMNLVQREKHVNTATRSLIKTLYGSGVRNCQVMNVIGNIHGGNDKVGFNVQHVRNVLRDERKKRFKISDAQAGLDLLHRLNEENGSKYFIRTKVDEENRLKCLVWIDPRCIMAYQNFGDVMVFDTTYRTNRYAMPFVPFTGVNHHYQSVIFGFALMQDEHASTFE from the coding sequence ATGTAtgtcaattatcaaaagaaaaaacgTCACTGGGAGGTAAATAGCCTTGAATTGGTACACAACCACGGTCTTGTTTCCCCTAGTAAGATGAATTTGGTACAACGAGAAAAACATGTCAACACCGCGACCCGTAGTTTGATTAAAACGCTTTATGGTTCGGGGGTTCGTAATTGTCAAGTGATGAATGTGATTGGTAACATTCACGGAGGTAATGACAAAGTTGGTTTCAATGTTCAACATGTTAGGAATGTGTTAAGAGACGAGAGGAAGAAAAGGTTTAAGATTAGTGACGCCCAAGCGGGGTTGGACTTGTTGCATAGGTTGAATGAAGAAAATGGTTCGAAATATTTTATTAGGACCAAAGTCGATGAAGAGAATCGCTTGAAGTGTCTAGTATGGATTGATCCGAGATGTATAATGGCTTACCAAAATTTTGGTGATGTTATGGTTTTTGATACCACTTATCGAACAAATAGGTATGCAATGCCATTTGTCCCATTTACCGGAGTCAATCATCATTATCAATCGGTAATTTTCGGGTTTGCATTGATGCAGGATGAACACGCGTCGACTTTTGAGTGA